Proteins encoded by one window of Gemmatimonadota bacterium:
- a CDS encoding helix-turn-helix domain-containing protein: MVKSFKYRLRPTKKQEQILLAHIDECRILYNQLLCARIQAWKNENKSLSQYDQTKTIPLLKQQHAAFKQVYSQVLQQVSARVDLAFKGFFRRLKEKSKTGEKAGFPRYKNENRYDSITYPQFANGCRL, translated from the coding sequence ATGGTTAAGTCATTCAAATACAGATTGCGCCCGACCAAAAAACAAGAACAAATCTTGCTGGCGCATATTGACGAATGTCGCATTCTCTATAATCAACTACTCTGTGCGAGAATACAAGCATGGAAAAATGAGAATAAGTCTCTCTCTCAATATGACCAGACTAAAACAATACCATTGTTGAAACAGCAACACGCCGCTTTCAAGCAAGTATATAGTCAGGTATTGCAACAAGTATCGGCAAGGGTGGATTTAGCATTCAAAGGATTCTTTCGGCGTCTCAAAGAGAAGTCAAAGACAGGCGAGAAAGCAGGCTTTCCCAGATACAAGAATGAGAATCGCTATGATTCTATCACCTATCCTCAGTTTGCCAATGGATGTCGATTG
- a CDS encoding phytanoyl-CoA dioxygenase family protein yields the protein MPVLTEDEIRFFKREGYLVKKGALDPELCARARERLWDDPPPSLKKDDPDSWVGPIKPEEESMDSSNYKRGYRWQYRKVGREPWMIELLAKNPVVWGAAEQMLGKENFPEPTGVRGIYCTLPYGDVPRQPRHLHVDAHAFNFAVVGYIDHVPEDGGGFTVWPRSHRTFFFDYQTRYLREPLPRMEKHREAFQSCDENSYQTHGEPGDIVFWHHRIGHMASANYSRQIRKAVLYDFKLNDMPQLQEEPPGDDIWVDWTDDVRDVSIEDGE from the coding sequence ATGCCTGTGCTTACAGAAGACGAGATCCGTTTTTTTAAACGCGAGGGCTATCTGGTGAAGAAGGGCGCTCTGGATCCGGAGTTGTGCGCCCGTGCGCGGGAACGCCTGTGGGACGATCCGCCGCCGAGTCTGAAGAAAGACGATCCGGATTCATGGGTGGGTCCCATTAAGCCGGAAGAGGAATCAATGGATAGCAGCAATTATAAGCGCGGTTATCGCTGGCAATACCGCAAGGTGGGCAGAGAGCCCTGGATGATTGAGTTGTTGGCAAAAAATCCGGTTGTGTGGGGTGCTGCTGAGCAGATGCTGGGTAAGGAGAATTTTCCAGAGCCTACAGGCGTGCGCGGTATTTATTGCACGTTGCCCTATGGCGATGTTCCGCGCCAACCGCGTCATTTGCATGTGGATGCCCATGCGTTCAATTTTGCAGTGGTGGGTTATATCGATCATGTGCCCGAAGATGGCGGCGGTTTTACGGTGTGGCCCAGGAGCCATCGCACGTTTTTTTTCGATTACCAGACGCGCTATCTCAGGGAGCCATTGCCCCGGATGGAGAAGCATAGAGAGGCGTTTCAATCTTGTGACGAGAATTCATATCAGACGCATGGCGAACCCGGCGATATTGTTTTTTGGCATCACCGTATCGGGCATATGGCGTCGGCCAATTATTCGCGGCAGATCCGAAAGGCGGTGTTGTACGATTTTAAGTTGAACGATATGCCCCAGCTTCAGGAAGAGCCACCGGGAGATGATATCTGGGTCGATTGGACTGATGATGTGCGGGATGTGTCGATTGAGGATGGGGAATAA
- a CDS encoding DUF5060 domain-containing protein: MVEVQQYAVCDFGLYADVGDKNPFAVEVTATFTHELGEVVENLPGFFDGDKWVVRFSPGAEGVWRGRSRSELSGLDGAEWGVQCVGNENADVHGLVGIDPEHPQRFAWSDGTPFLYLGFECDWLFSYHQADAERCYRHVDLVASRGFNCFVVNLYAHTGFGSRPNDDTRPMLPEYIFGPPEMYLFEGTNDAPDHERMNIDFFRDFDRLMRYLHGKGIVVHLMLQVQNKQVNWPARETEADDRFWRYAVARYQAFGNVIWDVGKESKNLYREMGDHDYVLERMAIIRGADAYGHLLTVHDVELRNAGTLSEPDRQSDFVTDQVHLSDATRYNREAIRRMRNSGTPYVNVEYGYELAEEQLKTYRGRTTAEWDDILRWTWAIYAAGAYPCYYYDNTSWDLIKFEPVPESWRRYRELRDFLEGLPFNQMVGDNEYVERGFCLALAGDAYLVYLPEGGDTRIDLSDVGEGTPIAVDWMAVLTGERSSGEMEKSDFWGGFNTDLVNPFGDKDQPCVVGLWVGGKGAIR, from the coding sequence ATGGTAGAAGTGCAACAATACGCGGTGTGCGATTTTGGATTGTATGCAGATGTGGGTGATAAAAATCCGTTTGCGGTGGAAGTGACGGCAACTTTTACACACGAACTGGGCGAGGTGGTTGAGAATCTGCCCGGTTTTTTTGATGGGGATAAATGGGTTGTCCGTTTTAGTCCGGGTGCAGAAGGGGTTTGGAGGGGGCGTTCGCGGTCTGAGCTTTCGGGTCTGGATGGGGCTGAGTGGGGCGTGCAGTGTGTGGGGAATGAGAACGCTGATGTGCATGGTCTGGTAGGGATTGATCCGGAACATCCACAGCGGTTTGCCTGGTCTGATGGTACGCCGTTTTTATATTTGGGTTTTGAATGCGATTGGTTATTCAGCTATCACCAGGCAGATGCGGAGCGGTGTTATCGGCATGTCGATCTGGTTGCGAGCCGGGGGTTCAATTGTTTTGTTGTGAATTTGTATGCGCACACGGGTTTTGGTTCAAGGCCGAATGACGATACGCGCCCTATGTTGCCCGAGTATATTTTTGGGCCGCCGGAGATGTATTTGTTTGAGGGCACGAATGATGCGCCGGATCACGAGCGGATGAATATCGATTTTTTCCGCGATTTTGATCGCTTGATGCGCTATTTGCACGGGAAGGGGATTGTGGTTCATCTGATGTTGCAGGTGCAAAATAAGCAGGTGAATTGGCCGGCGCGCGAGACAGAAGCAGATGATCGGTTCTGGCGCTATGCGGTTGCGCGGTACCAGGCTTTTGGGAATGTGATCTGGGATGTGGGCAAGGAGAGCAAGAATCTGTATCGCGAGATGGGTGATCACGATTATGTTCTGGAGCGTATGGCTATTATTCGCGGGGCGGATGCGTATGGGCATTTGTTGACGGTGCACGATGTTGAACTTCGAAACGCGGGTACGCTGTCTGAACCCGATCGCCAGTCGGATTTTGTGACGGATCAGGTGCATTTGTCCGATGCTACGCGCTACAATCGAGAGGCGATTCGCAGGATGCGGAATTCGGGTACGCCGTATGTGAATGTGGAATATGGGTATGAACTTGCCGAGGAACAGCTCAAGACTTATCGCGGACGCACGACTGCCGAGTGGGATGATATTTTGAGGTGGACGTGGGCGATTTATGCGGCTGGCGCGTATCCGTGTTATTATTACGATAATACGTCGTGGGATTTGATTAAGTTTGAGCCGGTGCCAGAGAGTTGGAGGAGGTATCGGGAGTTGCGGGATTTTTTGGAGGGGCTGCCATTTAATCAGATGGTTGGGGATAATGAATACGTGGAGCGCGGTTTTTGTCTGGCGCTGGCAGGGGATGCGTATCTGGTGTATTTGCCCGAGGGCGGCGATACGCGTATTGATTTATCCGATGTGGGTGAGGGGACGCCAATAGCGGTGGATTGGATGGCGGTTTTGACAGGTGAACGGAGCAGTGGAGAGATGGAGAAGTCGGATTTCTGGGGTGGGTTTAATACCGATTTGGTCAATCCGTTTGGGGATAAAGATCAGCCGTGTGTTGTGGGGTTGTGGGTAGGAGGGAAAGGAGCTATACGGTAG
- a CDS encoding type II toxin-antitoxin system HicB family antitoxin — translation MLDLPYSLVIEATEEPDFFGFYSPELEGFTGIGHSIEDCMFKAKWGMEEHVELLKEQGLPVPNKNPNPNILIQNQQALSTV, via the coding sequence ATGCTTGATCTACCTTACTCATTGGTCATTGAAGCCACGGAAGAACCGGATTTTTTTGGCTTTTACTCCCCAGAACTGGAAGGTTTTACAGGTATTGGACATTCCATTGAAGATTGCATGTTCAAAGCAAAATGGGGAATGGAAGAACATGTTGAACTCTTGAAAGAACAGGGCCTTCCAGTACCCAATAAAAATCCCAATCCGAATATCCTCATACAAAACCAACAGGCACTTTCTACCGTATAG
- a CDS encoding DUF72 domain-containing protein, whose product MSIERYFLGCPIWGNKEWVGELFAPDVVQKDFLRQYASVFNTVEGNTTFYGLPSDKAAMRWLSDTPPSFRFVLKFPRAISHDKRLRDAELETAAFVDVLTVLQDRVGPSFLQLPPSYGPRDLPVLDRYLDALPDIFSYAVEIRHHLFFAEAENELNAVLKSHGVDRVVFDTRGVHSAQVASNKPKVPVRFVATGRFPFVRFVGHPEVDKNLPLLAEWVPVVANWIREGRTPFVFMHAPDDFYAPQLARHFHQMLSGDIDVGEMPPWPAEQVVEEPVQMDLF is encoded by the coding sequence ATGAGTATTGAACGATATTTTTTGGGCTGTCCGATTTGGGGCAATAAAGAGTGGGTGGGCGAGTTGTTTGCGCCCGATGTTGTGCAAAAAGATTTTTTGAGACAGTACGCCTCTGTGTTTAATACCGTGGAGGGCAATACCACTTTTTACGGTTTGCCTTCGGATAAGGCCGCGATGCGCTGGCTGTCCGATACGCCGCCGAGTTTTCGCTTTGTGCTTAAGTTTCCGCGTGCGATTAGCCACGATAAGCGGTTGCGAGATGCCGAGTTGGAGACGGCTGCGTTTGTAGATGTTCTCACGGTGTTACAGGATCGGGTGGGTCCGTCATTTTTGCAGTTGCCTCCGTCTTATGGGCCGCGCGATTTGCCGGTGTTGGACAGGTATTTGGATGCGTTGCCCGATATATTTTCTTATGCTGTGGAGATTCGGCACCATCTGTTTTTTGCCGAGGCAGAAAATGAGTTGAATGCGGTGCTCAAAAGCCATGGGGTAGATCGCGTGGTTTTTGATACGCGCGGGGTGCATAGTGCGCAAGTAGCAAGTAACAAGCCAAAGGTCCCGGTTCGGTTTGTTGCAACGGGGCGTTTTCCTTTTGTGAGGTTTGTCGGGCATCCCGAGGTTGATAAAAATCTGCCGCTTCTGGCGGAATGGGTGCCGGTGGTTGCCAATTGGATACGCGAGGGGCGAACGCCTTTTGTATTTATGCACGCTCCCGATGATTTTTACGCACCGCAGTTGGCGCGCCATTTTCACCAGATGCTGTCCGGGGATATAGATGTCGGCGAGATGCCGCCCTGGCCCGCGGAACAGGTCGTAGAGGAGCCTGTGCAGATGGATTTGTTTTGA